ATATACTTCGGAAAAGTAACAGGTGCGACGCCTGACGGAAGAAAAGCTAGCGAGCCGCTTTCTGAGGGTATATCGCCCGTGCAAGGAATGGATAGGAGGGGTATAGTAGCAGTTTTTAGATCCGTAGCAAAAATTGATTGGGACAAAACTGGAGGGGCGTTACTCAACCAAAAACTCACTCCAGACCTATTACTTGACATGGAAAATATCAAGAAGATGGCTCAACTTATAAGAGCGTTCTTCACGTTAGGAGGGCACCATGTACAATTCAACGTCGTTAGTGCAGAATTACTGAGAGAAGCGCAAAAACGTCCTCAAGACTTCCAAGATCTGATGGTAAGGGTTGCAGGTTATAGCGACTACTTTGTAAATCTTCCAAAAGGGCTTCAAGAAGAGATAATAGCAAGAACAGAACAGAAGACATTACATAGTACGTGATAGCATTGTCTGCCATCCTGAACTCTAAAAAACAAACTAAAGCACCAAATCAGTCAATTAAGGGAAGAATATTTGATATAGAGAGTTATGCGATACACGACGGTCCCGGTATTAGAACCACAGTCTTTATGAAAGGTTGTCCACTTAGATGCTGGTGGTGTCATAATCCAGAGGGGATTGATTTCTCTAAGAACCTAATGTATTTTGATTATAAATGCATTCGTTGCAAAACATGCATGAAAGCATGTCCGACAAACGCTATCTCGTTTAATGGGGAGGAACACATCATTAATCGAACGTATTGCTCAAGGTGCGGAATATGTGCCGAACGGTGTCCTACAGGTGCTCTGAGACTTGTTGGATATGACATTACAGTATATGAACTGGTGAGAGAAATTGAGAAAGACGTCCTCCTCTACGATCGCTCTGGGGGCGGGGTCACTTTTTCGGGCGGAGAGCCGCTCTTTCAGCCATTGTTCCTAAAAGAGGTTCTGAAAGAATGTAAAAATAGAGGTATACATGTGGCACTGGATACTACAGGATATGCACCACCAGAAATATTTAGATCATTTATAG
Above is a genomic segment from Aigarchaeota archaeon containing:
- a CDS encoding glycyl-radical enzyme activating protein, with protein sequence MLNSKKQTKAPNQSIKGRIFDIESYAIHDGPGIRTTVFMKGCPLRCWWCHNPEGIDFSKNLMYFDYKCIRCKTCMKACPTNAISFNGEEHIINRTYCSRCGICAERCPTGALRLVGYDITVYELVREIEKDVLLYDRSGGGVTFSGGEPLFQPLFLKEVLKECKNRGIHVALDTTGYAPPEIFRSFIDIVDLFLYDIKLLDDKEHIKYTGVSNEPIKKNLMTIVERGKGNAVILRFPVIPGITDTEKNLNELLVFLSELKGIDEIDILPFHDVNEKYERLGIEYKMKGFRAPSKEKLIYIKEKLEGAGFFVKIWG